A region from the Anomaloglossus baeobatrachus isolate aAnoBae1 chromosome 11, aAnoBae1.hap1, whole genome shotgun sequence genome encodes:
- the LOC142255814 gene encoding cell adhesion molecule CEACAM1-like, giving the protein MIFYLFLMLTNYGQKEALWGTKNTTPNNSIDKQFTFFTPLNSTLDLSRKKKTLIEFHKFTKAVAKPKITASIPQPKENDPFILTCDTSNGANISWTKRDINISSETKLSGDNKTLMFYSVRREDSGEYRCEAQNLVSTSTSDPYTVTVAYGPDKIQLEGAAFVRPGSSITLTCSADSFPTPEYQWKLNGSVLVEKTSKYSITNAVPQDEGHYTCAVRNPVTLRTATASVYVSVTAGNGFY; this is encoded by the exons ATGATCTTCTACCTCTTTCTAATGCTGACCAATTATGGGCAGAAGGAAGCACTCTGGGGAACGAAGAACACAACACCCAACAATAGCATTGATAAACAGTTTACTTTCTTTACTCCA TTAAATTCTACTCTTGATCTAAGTAGAAAAAAAAAGACACTTATAGAATTTCATAAATTTACAAAAGCTGTGGCTAAACCTAAAATCACAGCATCCATCCCTCAACCCAAGGAAAATGATCCATTCATCTTAACATGTGACACCTCAAATGGTGCAAACATAAGCTGGACCAAGAGGGATATCAACATCTCCTCCGAGACCAAGCTATCTGGAGACAACAAGACTCTCATGTTCTACAGTGTTAGGAGAGAAGACTCCGGAGAATATCGGTGTGAAGCTCAGAACCTCGTCAGTACCAGCACCAGTGATCCGTATACAGTGACTGTAGCCT ATGGCCCAGATAAAATACAACTAGAAGGCGCAGCATTTGTGAGGCCCGGTTCCTCCATCACATTAACATGTTCTGCTGATTCTTTCCCAACTCCTGAATACCAGTGGAAACTCAATGGCTCGGTATTAGTGGAAAAGACAAGCAAATATAGTATTACTAATGCTGTAcctcaggatgaaggacattacacGTGTGCGGTGAGGAACCCGGTAACTCTCCGCACCGCTACTGCCTCTGTATATGTGAGTGTGACCGCAGGTAATGGCTTTTATTAA